Proteins from one Juglans microcarpa x Juglans regia isolate MS1-56 chromosome 6S, Jm3101_v1.0, whole genome shotgun sequence genomic window:
- the LOC121237872 gene encoding probable calcium-binding protein CML45, whose translation MEKTAANTISFVGILSILVILNWVLLGLKELYSSFRIVLQTFIDLLRHACRAVYAEAQIQSLGSDENLKDEKPSREEEMMLATEKVEEKKLSIGEVKMMMEKMVKNHEEMLVSDEIAGLFEEVEPSPEEVKQAFDMFDENNDGFIDAWELGKVLYTLGLVEPLEAECQSMIRVFDDNGDGRIDFNEFVKLVEHSFN comes from the coding sequence ATGGAAAAGACAGCTGCCAATACCATCTCATTCGTTGGCATTCTCTCAATTCTTGTAATACTCAACTGGGTCCTCCTAGGACTCAAAGAATTGTACTCAAGTTTTCGGATTGTACTCCAAACTTTCATAGACTTGCTTCGCCATGCATGTAGGGCGGTTTATGCAGAAGCTCAAATTCAGAGTCTTGGCAGTGATGAAAATTTGAAGGATGAGAAGCCATCCAGAGAAGAGGAAATGATGCTGGCAACTGAGAAAGTTGAGGAGAAAAAGCTGTCTATTGGAGAAGTGAAAATGATGATGGAGAAAATGGTAAAAAATCATGAAGAAATGCTGGTTTCAGATGAGATTGCAGGCCTCTTCGAGGAGGTGGAACCAAGCCCTGAGGAAGTGAAACAAGCGTTTGATATGTTTGATGAGAACAATGACGGATTCATTGATGCATGGGAGTTGGGGAAAGTTCTCTACACACTGGGGCTTGTGGAGCCTTTGGAAGCAGAATGCCAGAGCATGATCAGAGTCTTTGACGACAATGGAGATGGGCGGATAGATTTCAATGAATTTGTGAAACTTGTGGAGCACAGCTTCAACTAG